Proteins encoded in a region of the Anoxybacillus amylolyticus genome:
- a CDS encoding PTS mannitol transporter subunit IICB: MENQTGFRVKVQRFGSYLSGMIMPNIGAFIAWGIITALFIPTGWLPNESFAKLVGPMITYLLPLLIGYTGGKMIYDVRGGVVGATATMGVVVGADVPMFLGAMIMGPLGGYLIKKFDELIHGKVKQGFEMLVNNFSAGILGGLLTLIAFKGVGPVVLGLNKTLAAGVEAIVNMKLLPLANLFIEPAKVLFLNNAINHGILSPLGVEQAAKAGKSILFLLETNPGPGLGILLAYWLFGKGMAKQSAPGAVIIHFLGGIHEIYFPYILMRPILILAAMAGGVSGVFTFTIFNAGLVAVPSPGSIFALLAMTPRGNYLGVLAGVFVAAAVSFLVASFFLKTSKQNEGEEDLSKAAEQMQQLKGKKSDAAAMLKTNAAPSNVKKIVFACDAGMGSSAMGASIMRNKVQKAGLDIEVINTAINQLPADADVVITQQTLTDRAKEKLPNAYHVSVDNFLSSPKYDELVQMIKEGK; the protein is encoded by the coding sequence ATGGAAAATCAAACAGGCTTTCGCGTGAAAGTGCAGCGCTTTGGTAGCTATTTAAGCGGCATGATTATGCCAAATATCGGTGCATTTATCGCTTGGGGGATTATTACCGCATTATTTATTCCAACTGGATGGTTACCGAACGAATCGTTTGCGAAACTTGTCGGACCGATGATTACGTATTTATTGCCATTATTAATCGGTTATACAGGCGGGAAAATGATTTACGACGTTCGCGGCGGTGTCGTCGGGGCAACGGCGACGATGGGGGTTGTTGTCGGTGCTGACGTTCCGATGTTTTTAGGCGCCATGATTATGGGGCCGCTTGGCGGATACTTAATCAAAAAATTTGACGAACTCATTCATGGAAAAGTAAAACAAGGGTTTGAAATGTTAGTCAACAACTTCTCTGCCGGAATTCTCGGTGGGTTGTTAACGCTTATTGCGTTTAAAGGAGTTGGACCTGTCGTATTAGGATTAAACAAAACGTTAGCAGCTGGCGTCGAAGCGATTGTGAACATGAAATTGTTACCGCTTGCGAACCTTTTCATCGAGCCAGCAAAAGTGCTCTTTTTAAATAACGCCATCAACCATGGAATTTTAAGCCCGCTCGGCGTAGAGCAAGCAGCAAAAGCAGGGAAATCGATTTTATTCTTATTGGAAACAAACCCAGGACCAGGACTTGGTATTTTGTTAGCATATTGGTTATTTGGTAAAGGAATGGCGAAACAATCAGCACCTGGTGCAGTGATTATCCATTTTCTTGGTGGAATTCATGAAATTTATTTTCCGTACATTTTAATGAGACCGATTTTAATTTTAGCAGCAATGGCTGGTGGCGTGAGCGGTGTGTTCACCTTTACGATTTTCAACGCAGGGCTTGTCGCCGTTCCGTCGCCAGGAAGTATTTTCGCCCTTCTTGCGATGACACCGCGCGGAAACTACTTAGGAGTATTAGCGGGTGTGTTTGTCGCAGCAGCCGTATCGTTCCTTGTCGCTTCGTTCTTCTTAAAAACATCTAAACAAAACGAAGGCGAAGAAGATTTAAGCAAAGCAGCAGAACAAATGCAACAATTAAAGGGAAAGAAAAGCGATGCAGCCGCAATGTTGAAAACAAACGCCGCTCCATCAAACGTGAAAAAAATCGTTTTCGCATGCGATGCCGGCATGGGTTCTAGCGCAATGGGTGCTTCGATCATGCGCAATAAAGTGCAAAAAGCAGGACTAGACATCGAAGTCATCAACACAGCGATTAACCAACTTCCAGCGGACGCAGACGTTGTCATTACGCAACAAACGTTAACCGACCGTGCAAAAGAAAAATTGCCGAACGCTTATCACGTATCAGTCGACAACTTCTTAAGCAGTCCAAAATATGACGAACTTGTTCAAATGATAAAAGAAGGAAAATAA